In the Carboxydothermus hydrogenoformans Z-2901 genome, one interval contains:
- a CDS encoding winged helix-turn-helix domain-containing protein: MRLRSKLWIVTDEGEKLFGDGPYRLLLGVQKTGSLKRAAEEQKMAYSKAYMMIKALEQRLGIKLLNFYKGGKGGGRAELTGDGLKLLEKYGEFRNRAQDYLDELFAAYFKEE; this comes from the coding sequence TTGCGTTTAAGAAGCAAATTATGGATTGTAACCGATGAGGGAGAAAAATTGTTTGGTGATGGACCGTATCGCCTGTTATTAGGAGTGCAAAAGACTGGTTCTTTAAAGCGGGCTGCCGAAGAACAAAAGATGGCTTACAGTAAAGCGTATATGATGATAAAAGCCTTGGAACAAAGGCTTGGAATAAAACTTTTAAACTTTTACAAAGGCGGAAAAGGGGGCGGAAGGGCTGAATTAACCGGGGACGGACTTAAGCTTTTAGAAAAATATGGGGAATTTCGCAACCGTGCCCAGGATTATCTGGATGAATTGTTTGCGGCTTATTTTAAGGAGGAGTAA
- a CDS encoding APC family permease produces the protein MNYRIKDLLIGSPLRTEKIAEERLTKIKALAIFSSDALSSVAYATEEILLVLIAAGPVALKLSLPISIAILFLLGILTLSYRQGILAYPNGGGAYVVSLENLGQVPGLIAGSSLLVDYILTVAVSVSSGIAAITSAFPSLYPYRVILGVLTVLFITIMNLRGIRESGTFFAIPTYAFIFTFLILIGVGTYKLITGQLTPLPVTTTAESFAPLTLFLLLKAFSSGCTALTGVETISNGVPAFFPPEDKNARITMVWMALLLGTLFFGITYLAYNLNVVPKVGETVVSQIARIIFGKTLFYYLVQASTAIILFLAANSSFNGFPRLSCLMARDGYLPRILSVLGTRLVFSHGIVILGVISSLLIIIFKGDTHALIPLYAVGVFVSFTLMQAGLIKHWYKTKESGWKVNILINSLGAIATGIASIIIATTKFLGGAWIVVILIPLMILLFSKIKRHYLAIAEQLRVVSIPEDIWKTENQSPLVIIPVASFNKVVLNAIKYARSISEDVIAINIAFNEESKAKIEEKWEKFKVPAKLLVITSAYRDVYGPLLRFINHMEHRAVEKGRFIMVVIPEFVPHKWWHFLLHNQTGFKLKTLLLFRKNVLVTSVPYHLTD, from the coding sequence ATGAATTACCGCATAAAAGACTTGTTAATTGGCTCTCCACTCAGGACAGAAAAAATTGCTGAAGAACGTTTAACCAAAATTAAAGCTTTAGCAATTTTTTCCTCTGATGCTTTATCATCGGTTGCTTATGCGACCGAAGAAATTTTACTTGTTTTAATAGCTGCCGGTCCCGTAGCATTAAAATTATCTCTCCCCATTTCAATTGCTATTTTATTTCTCTTAGGAATATTAACCTTATCCTACCGCCAGGGAATTTTAGCTTATCCCAATGGTGGCGGAGCTTATGTAGTATCTTTAGAAAATTTAGGTCAGGTTCCGGGATTAATTGCCGGGTCATCACTGTTAGTTGATTACATTTTAACTGTAGCAGTTAGTGTAAGTTCAGGTATTGCTGCTATTACCTCAGCTTTTCCTTCCCTTTATCCCTATCGGGTGATTTTAGGCGTGTTAACGGTATTATTTATCACTATTATGAACCTTAGAGGTATACGTGAATCCGGTACCTTTTTTGCTATTCCTACTTATGCTTTTATTTTTACTTTTCTTATTTTAATAGGAGTGGGAACTTATAAACTTATTACTGGTCAACTTACTCCATTACCAGTTACTACAACGGCAGAAAGTTTTGCCCCCTTAACTCTTTTTTTATTGTTAAAAGCCTTTTCTTCCGGTTGTACCGCTCTTACCGGAGTTGAAACAATTTCTAACGGCGTTCCGGCTTTTTTCCCGCCTGAAGACAAAAACGCCCGCATCACGATGGTTTGGATGGCCCTTTTATTGGGAACATTATTCTTTGGAATAACCTACCTCGCCTATAACTTAAATGTTGTCCCTAAAGTTGGCGAAACAGTTGTTTCGCAAATCGCCCGGATAATTTTTGGGAAAACCCTTTTTTATTACCTGGTACAAGCCAGCACAGCTATAATTTTGTTTTTGGCAGCAAACTCCAGTTTTAACGGTTTTCCTCGTCTTTCCTGTTTAATGGCCAGAGATGGTTATCTCCCAAGAATCCTTTCGGTCCTCGGGACCCGTTTAGTTTTCAGTCATGGTATTGTAATCTTAGGAGTAATTTCTTCTCTGTTAATAATTATTTTTAAAGGCGATACTCACGCTTTAATCCCTCTGTACGCTGTAGGGGTTTTTGTTTCCTTTACCTTAATGCAGGCAGGCTTGATTAAGCACTGGTATAAAACAAAAGAAAGCGGTTGGAAAGTTAATATTTTAATCAACAGTCTCGGAGCTATTGCCACCGGTATTGCCTCAATAATAATTGCTACCACTAAATTTTTGGGTGGCGCTTGGATTGTTGTTATTTTAATCCCGCTAATGATTCTTCTCTTTTCCAAAATTAAACGTCACTATTTAGCTATAGCCGAACAATTAAGAGTAGTTTCGATACCTGAAGATATCTGGAAAACTGAAAACCAATCACCCTTAGTAATTATTCCTGTAGCAAGTTTTAATAAAGTAGTTTTAAACGCTATTAAGTACGCCCGCTCTATCTCGGAGGATGTAATAGCTATCAACATTGCTTTTAATGAGGAAAGCAAAGCAAAAATTGAAGAAAAGTGGGAAAAATTTAAAGTCCCGGCAAAACTACTGGTCATTACTTCTGCTTACCGGGATGTTTACGGCCCACTTTTAAGATTTATCAACCATATGGAGCACAGAGCTGTAGAAAAAGGCCGTTTTATTATGGTGGTTATTCCCGAATTTGTCCCTCATAAATGGTGGCATTTTCTTCTTCATAACCAAACCGGTTTTAAGCTAAAGACTTTACTGCTTTTTAGAAAAAATGTTTTAGTAACCAGTGTTCCTTACCACCTAACTGACTAA
- the sigK gene encoding RNA polymerase sporulation sigma factor SigK translates to MGVLGALITLVVEGLLFLLGYLAGSAFPQPLSEEEEAYYIDRLLQGDREARDVLAERNLRLVAHIVKKFEGTGEATEDLISIGTIGLIKAIDTFRPDKGTKLATYAAKCVENEILMHLRATKKNRGEVSLYDPIGFDKEGNEITLLDILGTRGDIVLEQVVRMLDAETIEKNLKKLTPRERKVIEERFGLSQTPRKTQREIAKKMGISRSYVSRIEKRAILKLLNCFPENKVKF, encoded by the coding sequence ATGGGTGTTTTAGGTGCACTTATTACCCTGGTAGTGGAAGGCCTTTTATTTCTACTTGGGTATTTGGCTGGCAGTGCTTTTCCCCAGCCGTTATCGGAAGAAGAGGAGGCTTACTACATTGATAGGCTTTTACAGGGTGACCGGGAGGCCCGGGATGTGCTGGCGGAGCGGAATTTACGGCTGGTTGCCCATATTGTAAAAAAATTTGAAGGTACCGGAGAGGCAACGGAAGATTTAATTTCCATTGGTACCATTGGGCTTATTAAAGCTATCGATACCTTTCGCCCCGATAAAGGAACTAAGCTTGCTACCTATGCGGCAAAATGCGTGGAAAATGAAATTTTAATGCATCTTCGTGCCACCAAGAAAAACCGGGGTGAGGTTTCCCTTTATGATCCCATCGGTTTTGATAAAGAGGGAAATGAAATTACCCTTTTAGATATTCTCGGCACCCGGGGAGATATCGTTTTAGAGCAGGTGGTGCGGATGCTCGATGCCGAGACTATCGAGAAAAATTTAAAGAAACTAACTCCCCGGGAACGAAAGGTAATTGAAGAAAGGTTTGGACTTTCCCAAACCCCCAGGAAAACCCAGCGGGAAATTGCCAAAAAAATGGGGATTTCCCGGTCGTATGTATCAAGGATTGAAAAAAGAGCCATCTTAAAGCTTTTAAACTGTTTTCCCGAAAATAAGGTAAAATTTTAA
- a CDS encoding YqeG family HAD IIIA-type phosphatase has protein sequence MLNYFWPDLYLEKVTVLDEELLKKYNLKGIILDLDNTISPWGEKTIPRDVVKWVKKLQEFGIKFCLVSNNSNERVREVAVFLGIPYVARAIKPRRRAFLQGVELMGLKPSEVAVIGDQLLTDIIGAKRAGLMAILVTPMASREFIGTKINRFIESYLLKRLLQKGLKIYGPQGGLNGHADKR, from the coding sequence ATGTTAAACTATTTTTGGCCGGATTTATATTTAGAAAAGGTTACTGTACTGGATGAAGAGCTCTTAAAAAAATATAATTTAAAAGGAATAATTCTTGACCTTGATAACACCATTTCCCCCTGGGGGGAGAAAACCATTCCCCGGGATGTGGTTAAATGGGTAAAAAAATTGCAAGAGTTTGGGATAAAGTTTTGCCTGGTTTCCAACAACAGCAACGAGCGGGTGCGAGAAGTGGCTGTTTTTCTGGGTATCCCTTATGTAGCCCGGGCCATTAAACCCCGGAGGCGGGCGTTTTTGCAGGGAGTGGAGCTTATGGGGCTTAAGCCGTCGGAAGTGGCGGTGATAGGAGATCAGCTTTTAACCGACATAATTGGAGCCAAAAGAGCGGGGTTAATGGCGATCCTGGTAACACCTATGGCTTCCCGGGAGTTTATCGGAACGAAAATTAACAGGTTTATCGAAAGTTACCTTTTAAAGCGACTTTTACAAAAGGGTCTGAAAATATACGGACCTCAGGGGGGATTAAATGGCCATGCGGATAAACGGTGA
- a CDS encoding PepSY domain-containing protein — translation MGRKISLIIFIWFFLNLFLFNNEISTIAGNLFQTPADKNKEMKELGIFLGNDVKIDNEELRNIDFRKLKNKVNEFLGEKDFKITLTNIEMEGNQRNIEVKVKLSDGTRYITLVPELNYEVVRFTDENAISSNLSLPVIAHEIAKETAFNFVIKHFKPFNSYNMILDEDKYFNRGSLREYRFVWNAVDDEIKLPIFVAAAVDAISGKIISYTCGYTGEKFKKLTPRISTKEALEILEKKYPGNEIKDYNITLMIGINHKSKVQENILKYSIEYKFNVPQDKCFDEKGKWIHHGGRIEINAESGEIITEGIY, via the coding sequence TTGGGAAGAAAAATATCTTTAATTATTTTTATTTGGTTTTTTTTAAATTTATTTTTATTTAACAATGAAATAAGTACAATAGCAGGTAATTTGTTTCAAACTCCTGCAGATAAAAATAAGGAAATGAAGGAGCTGGGGATTTTTCTTGGTAACGATGTGAAAATAGATAACGAGGAGTTAAGAAATATAGATTTTAGGAAATTGAAAAATAAGGTTAATGAATTTTTAGGAGAAAAAGATTTTAAAATTACCTTAACTAATATTGAAATGGAGGGAAACCAAAGAAATATTGAAGTTAAAGTAAAATTAAGTGACGGTACAAGGTATATAACGCTCGTTCCAGAGCTCAATTATGAAGTAGTGAGATTTACTGATGAAAATGCCATAAGTTCTAATTTAAGCCTACCGGTAATAGCTCATGAAATAGCCAAAGAGACTGCCTTTAATTTTGTCATAAAGCATTTTAAGCCGTTTAATTCATATAACATGATTTTGGACGAAGACAAGTATTTTAATCGAGGGTCTCTGCGAGAATATAGATTTGTATGGAATGCGGTAGATGACGAAATAAAACTTCCCATATTTGTTGCCGCAGCGGTTGATGCCATAAGCGGTAAAATAATTAGTTACACCTGTGGTTATACTGGTGAAAAGTTTAAAAAGTTAACGCCGAGAATATCAACAAAAGAAGCGTTAGAAATACTTGAGAAAAAATACCCCGGTAACGAAATTAAAGATTACAACATTACATTAATGATTGGGATTAATCATAAGAGCAAAGTTCAGGAAAATATTTTAAAATATTCGATTGAATATAAATTTAACGTTCCCCAGGATAAATGCTTTGATGAAAAAGGCAAATGGATTCATCACGGTGGAAGGATAGAAATAAATGCGGAATCGGGGGAAATTATCACTGAAGGGATTTATTAA
- the aroC gene encoding chorismate synthase: MFRYLTSGESHGEGLYVILEGVPAGLKVDLDYINHELSRRQLGYGRGERMKIEKDEAQILTGVRGGFATGAPITIKVKNRDYENWEKFMRTTGEIEPGREVTVPRPGHADLAGGLKYGHKDLRNVLERASARETAVRVAAGAVAKLFLAEFGVRIYSHVLRIGSVEVEYPGGLPEEELKKADEHPLRCLDAQVEGRMLKWVDRARENGDTLGGIFEVVVFGLPPGLGSYVHWDRKLDGRLAGALMAIPSAKGVEIGDGIALANIPGRMAVDEIYYENGHFYRKTNKAGGLEGGVTNGMPLIAKVSLKPIPTQVKPLKSVDIVTKETKPAQVERSDITAVPAAGVVGEAVTALVLMESFLEKFGGDRIEETKRNYQNYLQSIANY, translated from the coding sequence ATGTTTCGGTATTTAACTTCGGGGGAATCCCACGGTGAAGGATTATATGTGATTTTGGAAGGAGTGCCGGCAGGACTTAAGGTTGACCTTGATTACATAAACCACGAACTTTCCCGCCGGCAACTGGGCTATGGCCGGGGGGAGCGGATGAAAATAGAAAAGGATGAAGCGCAAATTTTAACAGGCGTCCGGGGAGGCTTTGCTACCGGAGCACCTATTACCATAAAGGTTAAAAACCGGGATTATGAAAACTGGGAGAAGTTTATGCGGACCACCGGAGAAATCGAACCGGGAAGGGAGGTTACCGTGCCTCGCCCTGGTCATGCCGATTTAGCCGGGGGGTTAAAGTACGGGCATAAAGATTTAAGGAACGTTTTGGAAAGGGCTTCGGCCCGGGAGACGGCGGTCCGGGTAGCTGCGGGAGCAGTTGCCAAACTTTTTTTGGCGGAGTTCGGCGTTCGGATTTACAGTCACGTATTGAGAATAGGTTCGGTGGAAGTGGAATATCCCGGGGGTCTTCCTGAAGAAGAGCTAAAAAAAGCCGATGAACACCCCCTGCGTTGTCTTGACGCCCAGGTTGAGGGACGGATGCTCAAATGGGTGGATCGGGCCCGGGAAAACGGGGATACTTTGGGTGGCATTTTTGAGGTGGTGGTGTTTGGGCTACCCCCGGGCCTGGGAAGCTACGTTCACTGGGACAGAAAATTAGATGGCCGTCTGGCCGGAGCATTAATGGCCATTCCTTCGGCCAAAGGGGTCGAGATTGGCGATGGTATTGCTCTTGCCAATATTCCCGGACGGATGGCGGTGGATGAGATTTATTACGAAAATGGCCACTTTTACCGGAAAACCAATAAAGCCGGGGGGTTAGAAGGCGGAGTAACCAATGGCATGCCGTTAATAGCCAAAGTTTCCTTAAAACCCATTCCCACTCAGGTAAAGCCCTTAAAATCGGTGGACATCGTTACCAAGGAAACAAAGCCGGCTCAAGTGGAACGGTCGGACATAACAGCCGTTCCGGCGGCGGGAGTAGTAGGGGAAGCAGTTACTGCCCTGGTATTAATGGAAAGCTTTCTTGAAAAATTTGGCGGTGACCGAATCGAGGAAACAAAAAGAAACTATCAAAATTATCTTCAATCTATAGCCAATTATTAG
- the aroE gene encoding shikimate dehydrogenase produces MAMRINGETKLTGIIGYPLKHTLSPQMHNEAFKALNLNFLYLPLEVAEESLPQAIYGLKAFNFRGINVTIPYKEKVFPFLDEVATEAKTIGAVNTIVHDRGRLIGYNTDAPGFLLSLKENDVEVTGKKVLLLGAGGAARAVAYALLTAGAELIIANRTIDKAKELAKDFQGVGKISEILELGDKPISLAPYHMAVNTLPLGMHPYENQMPAVDFTGVTSDFVAYDLIYNPAETKFLKASKEKGARTINGLSMLLWQGVLAFEKWTGVSPPVKVMKKAIGLSC; encoded by the coding sequence ATGGCCATGCGGATAAACGGTGAAACCAAACTAACGGGGATAATCGGTTATCCTTTAAAACATACCCTTTCCCCTCAGATGCATAATGAAGCTTTTAAAGCCCTAAATTTAAATTTCCTGTACCTGCCCCTGGAAGTTGCTGAAGAAAGCTTGCCCCAGGCCATCTATGGCCTAAAAGCTTTTAACTTTCGGGGGATTAACGTAACCATTCCTTATAAAGAAAAGGTTTTTCCTTTTTTAGATGAAGTAGCAACGGAAGCAAAAACCATTGGTGCGGTAAATACCATCGTCCATGACCGGGGTAGGCTTATTGGTTACAATACCGATGCCCCCGGCTTTTTATTAAGTTTAAAAGAAAACGACGTTGAAGTTACCGGGAAAAAAGTTTTGCTCTTAGGAGCGGGGGGAGCGGCACGGGCGGTAGCGTATGCGCTTTTAACCGCCGGAGCTGAACTTATCATTGCTAACCGCACCATCGATAAGGCAAAGGAATTAGCTAAAGACTTCCAGGGAGTCGGGAAAATATCCGAAATTCTTGAACTTGGCGATAAACCCATTTCCCTTGCGCCTTATCATATGGCGGTTAATACTTTACCCCTGGGAATGCATCCTTATGAAAACCAGATGCCGGCGGTGGATTTTACCGGCGTTACTTCCGATTTTGTGGCTTACGACCTTATTTATAACCCTGCCGAAACTAAATTCCTGAAAGCTTCTAAAGAAAAAGGTGCCAGGACAATAAACGGTCTTTCCATGCTGCTCTGGCAGGGTGTTCTGGCTTTTGAAAAATGGACCGGGGTTAGCCCGCCGGTTAAGGTGATGAAAAAAGCTATCGGCCTTTCTTGTTAA
- a CDS encoding YeeE/YedE family protein has translation MQTEKRAYYLSVIPGYLLLIGLGIALSIINPAMLLYYFLGMGIGFAMQKSRICVASAFNDLFLFKNPVGMKNLFFLILFTTVVFSSLQFFLPTHFGKGSIYYTGPFNLLGGILFGFGMVWAGGCAGSTLVRMGEGQLAAFLTFIFMFFGTFLGTYLFNFIWEMVISFKPVYLPETLGWLNAILLQLFLIVLIILVFYFWEKKQEDLAEVELEWEDTPFWKRPWPYLVGALFFVVFSGLIFYFSEKVWRVNTVFSFWGLWLLKSLGINIENWKFLALSSHRQIYENGFGALVFNFVNFGVIAGGFLASSISGEFRIRKIRKPIQFWGSILGGFLMGIGARLSFGCSIGAFIGGIASFSLHGWLFFAGLLVGAFLGTRGLKYYYLKAGKN, from the coding sequence TTGCAGACCGAAAAGAGAGCTTATTATTTATCGGTAATACCGGGTTATTTATTATTGATAGGTCTGGGGATAGCGTTATCTATCATAAATCCTGCTATGCTTTTGTATTATTTTTTGGGTATGGGCATAGGTTTTGCCATGCAAAAAAGTCGGATTTGCGTGGCATCAGCCTTTAATGATTTATTTTTGTTTAAAAACCCTGTCGGTATGAAAAATCTTTTTTTCTTAATTTTATTTACCACTGTAGTATTTAGTAGCCTGCAGTTTTTTTTACCAACGCATTTCGGTAAGGGATCGATTTACTATACCGGACCCTTTAACCTGTTAGGCGGTATTTTATTTGGTTTTGGCATGGTCTGGGCTGGCGGTTGTGCCGGGAGTACCCTGGTAAGGATGGGGGAAGGCCAATTGGCGGCCTTTTTAACCTTTATTTTTATGTTTTTCGGTACCTTTTTGGGAACATATCTTTTTAACTTTATCTGGGAAATGGTAATTTCCTTTAAACCCGTTTATTTACCGGAAACTTTAGGATGGTTAAACGCTATTTTATTACAGTTGTTTTTAATAGTCTTAATAATCTTAGTGTTTTATTTTTGGGAAAAAAAACAGGAAGATTTGGCAGAAGTCGAGTTAGAATGGGAAGATACTCCCTTTTGGAAAAGACCCTGGCCTTATCTGGTAGGGGCTTTGTTTTTTGTGGTATTTAGTGGACTCATCTTTTATTTTTCGGAGAAAGTGTGGCGGGTTAATACCGTCTTTTCCTTCTGGGGTTTATGGCTCTTAAAAAGTCTCGGAATAAACATTGAAAACTGGAAGTTTCTTGCTTTATCAAGCCACCGGCAAATTTACGAAAATGGGTTTGGGGCACTTGTTTTTAACTTTGTTAATTTTGGTGTTATCGCCGGAGGCTTTTTAGCTTCTTCAATTTCTGGAGAATTTAGGATTCGCAAAATTCGAAAACCAATCCAGTTCTGGGGGAGCATTTTAGGTGGTTTTTTAATGGGTATAGGTGCCCGTTTATCCTTTGGTTGTTCCATCGGAGCTTTTATCGGAGGAATAGCTTCCTTTTCCCTGCACGGTTGGTTATTTTTTGCTGGCTTACTGGTAGGGGCTTTTTTGGGAACCAGGGGATTAAAATATTATTACCTTAAAGCAGGAAAAAATTAA
- a CDS encoding selenium metabolism-associated LysR family transcriptional regulator, with the protein MNLNQLEAFCNIVEQGSISKAAKLMHLSQPALSTQIAALENQLQVKLMERTNRGIELTEAGETLLYYAKRICNLVKNLNEEIERLKNLEEEELSIGAASTIGGYALPCSIYIFQEKYESARIKLTIMNTEKVIEALLDRQIDIGLVESNIESNEFISSHLTYDELVLVVPNNNSYKNKEILTLDELRTLPFIIREKGSGIRQTIEKALAEKGLNISDLNIVMEVNSIDAIKVAVESGKGVSLLPRFAVKKELRTGSLKSIKVKDISLLHPFVAITLKNKKRSLLEKKFLAFINSPKERGFC; encoded by the coding sequence GTGAATTTAAACCAATTGGAAGCTTTTTGCAATATCGTGGAGCAGGGCAGCATCTCCAAAGCTGCAAAGTTAATGCATTTGTCCCAACCTGCCCTTTCCACGCAAATTGCCGCCTTGGAAAACCAGCTGCAGGTTAAACTGATGGAACGAACAAACCGCGGGATTGAATTAACCGAAGCGGGGGAAACTCTGCTTTACTACGCCAAGCGAATCTGCAATCTGGTAAAAAATTTAAATGAAGAAATCGAGCGTTTAAAAAACCTGGAAGAAGAAGAATTATCGATTGGAGCAGCCTCAACCATAGGCGGTTATGCCTTACCCTGTAGCATTTACATCTTCCAGGAAAAGTACGAATCCGCCCGTATTAAGCTAACCATTATGAATACCGAAAAAGTTATCGAAGCCCTGTTAGACCGGCAAATTGATATAGGTTTAGTGGAAAGTAACATTGAAAGTAACGAATTTATCTCTTCTCATTTAACTTACGATGAGCTTGTCTTAGTAGTCCCCAATAATAATTCTTATAAGAACAAAGAAATTCTTACCCTTGACGAACTAAGAACTCTCCCCTTTATCATTCGCGAAAAAGGATCGGGTATCAGGCAGACTATCGAAAAAGCTCTGGCAGAAAAAGGACTTAATATTTCCGATTTAAACATCGTAATGGAGGTAAACAGCATCGATGCTATTAAAGTAGCGGTGGAATCTGGAAAAGGTGTATCGCTGCTCCCACGGTTTGCGGTAAAAAAAGAACTTAGAACCGGAAGTCTAAAATCGATTAAAGTTAAAGACATATCCCTGCTTCATCCTTTTGTAGCTATTACGCTAAAAAATAAAAAACGTTCCCTTTTGGAGAAAAAGTTTTTAGCTTTTATTAATTCTCCCAAAGAACGAGGTTTCTGTTAA
- a CDS encoding molybdopterin-binding protein — MKKVPVQEAIGMVLCHDITKIVPGEFKGPAFKKGHIIREEDIPELLKLGKDHIYVWEVKEGILHENEAAQRIARAVGGDRFIFTEPKEGKVNLLVKERGLFKVDREALFEINMLGELMVSTLHTNRVVGPGQYVAGTRIIPLVIEEEKIKKVEEICRDKKVLEVKPLAQPKVGVVNTGNEIFYGRIEDKFTPVLAEKLKAFGLTIDMHLKAPDDVEKIAEAILKLKEAGMELILATGGMSVDPDDLTPGGIKRAGGEVVVYGSPVLPGAMFLYALLDGVPVLGLPGCVMYSKTTIFDLVLPRILAGEVLTRKDIAALGHGGLCLECPVCTYPHCPFGK, encoded by the coding sequence ATGAAAAAAGTTCCGGTGCAGGAAGCGATAGGGATGGTATTATGCCACGATATAACCAAAATCGTCCCGGGAGAATTTAAAGGTCCTGCCTTTAAAAAAGGCCATATTATCCGGGAAGAAGACATTCCCGAACTTTTAAAGTTGGGAAAAGATCACATTTACGTCTGGGAAGTAAAAGAGGGAATTCTCCACGAAAACGAGGCAGCCCAGAGAATTGCCCGGGCAGTTGGTGGAGACCGGTTTATTTTTACCGAACCAAAAGAAGGAAAAGTTAATCTTTTAGTAAAGGAACGGGGACTTTTCAAAGTCGATCGCGAGGCTTTATTTGAGATAAATATGTTGGGAGAACTTATGGTTTCTACCCTTCACACCAACCGGGTGGTAGGGCCCGGTCAGTATGTGGCCGGCACCCGGATTATTCCCCTGGTGATTGAAGAGGAAAAGATAAAAAAAGTAGAAGAGATTTGTCGGGATAAAAAGGTTTTAGAGGTAAAACCCTTAGCCCAACCAAAGGTAGGGGTTGTTAATACCGGTAACGAAATTTTTTATGGCCGGATTGAAGACAAGTTTACACCGGTGTTGGCGGAAAAGTTAAAAGCTTTTGGGTTAACAATAGACATGCATCTTAAAGCGCCCGATGATGTCGAGAAAATCGCCGAAGCCATTTTAAAACTAAAAGAAGCGGGTATGGAGCTAATTTTAGCTACCGGTGGAATGTCGGTAGACCCCGATGACCTGACGCCGGGAGGAATTAAGAGAGCCGGTGGCGAAGTAGTAGTATATGGGTCGCCGGTGCTTCCCGGTGCTATGTTCCTGTATGCTCTTTTGGATGGAGTACCGGTTTTAGGACTTCCCGGTTGTGTCATGTACAGTAAAACCACCATTTTTGATTTGGTTCTTCCGCGGATCTTAGCCGGGGAAGTATTAACCAGAAAAGATATTGCAGCTTTAGGGCACGGAGGCCTTTGCCTTGAGTGTCCGGTTTGCACCTACCCCCATTGTCCCTTTGGAAAATAA
- a CDS encoding chromate transporter has product MQSIINLFLAFLKVGAFSFGGAYSLIPIIEREVVEHYRWLTKDEFMEVLGITQAIPGAISAKFATYTGYKVAGIIGVVVANIGNILPPVLLMLSLIGILFKIGHHPLTKNFIKGVKYGTFAMVLGFGVSMLLKTSFAVKGYIIAALVFTAVAFFNFDPALTIVGAGILGIILFK; this is encoded by the coding sequence ATGCAGTCAATAATTAACTTATTTCTGGCTTTTTTAAAAGTAGGGGCGTTCTCCTTTGGGGGAGCGTACTCTTTAATTCCCATAATTGAAAGGGAAGTGGTGGAACATTACCGGTGGCTGACCAAAGACGAATTTATGGAAGTACTGGGAATAACCCAGGCTATTCCGGGAGCAATTTCCGCCAAATTTGCTACCTATACCGGTTACAAAGTTGCAGGTATAATAGGAGTGGTTGTTGCCAATATTGGTAATATTCTACCACCGGTTTTATTAATGCTTAGCTTAATCGGGATACTCTTTAAAATTGGCCATCATCCGCTAACTAAAAATTTTATAAAGGGAGTAAAATACGGTACCTTTGCGATGGTACTGGGCTTTGGGGTGTCAATGCTTTTAAAGACAAGTTTTGCAGTAAAAGGATATATAATTGCTGCGCTGGTTTTTACCGCGGTAGCTTTTTTTAATTTTGATCCCGCTTTAACCATTGTTGGAGCAGGAATTTTAGGTATAATCTTATTTAAATAG
- a CDS encoding sulfurtransferase TusA family protein: MNKRFIDCLGEMCPIPVIKAEEEFKKLNPGESFVLETDHSCAPLFIKKQLKKYKCKIKVKEVDFGIWQVTVEKC, translated from the coding sequence ATGAACAAGCGCTTTATAGACTGTCTTGGGGAAATGTGCCCCATACCGGTGATAAAAGCCGAAGAAGAGTTTAAAAAGCTCAATCCCGGTGAAAGCTTTGTTTTAGAAACGGATCATAGCTGTGCTCCTCTATTTATAAAAAAACAGTTAAAAAAATATAAATGCAAAATTAAAGTAAAAGAAGTTGATTTTGGCATCTGGCAGGTTACGGTCGAAAAGTGTTAA